Below is a window of Rhodoglobus vestalii DNA.
CGTCGGCCGCAGCCAACTACGTTGACGAGCGCACGAGCATCTCCGGTCTCGTCAAAGAGGTAGGTCGCAAGATCTTCCCTGACCACTGGTCCTTCATGCTCGGCGAGGTTGCTCTCTACAGCTTCATCGTAATTCTCCTCTCGGGAACGTTCCTGACGTTCTTCTATGAGGCGTCAATGGTAGAAGTCGAGTATGACGGTTCCTATGCACCCCTTAAGGGCATCGAGATGTCTGTCGCAATGGCATCAACACTCGATATCTCGTTCGATATCCGCGGCGGCCTCCTTATGCGCCAGGTTCACCACTGGGCAGCGCTACTCTTCGTAGCAGCCATTGGTCTGCACATGCTCCGCGTGTACTTCACCGGAGCATTCCGCAAGCCCCGTGAGATCAACTGGTTCATCGGATTCGTTCTCTTCATCCTCGCCATGGCGGAGGGTTTCACCGGCTACTCACTCCCCGATGACCTGCTTTCCGGAAACGGCCTGCGCATCATTGACGGAATGGTCAAGGGAATCCCGGTCATCGGAACGTGGATCTCCTACCTGTTGTTCGGTGGTGAGTTCCCCGGTGTCGATATCGTGAGCCGTCTCTATATCCTGCACATCATGTTGCTCCCGGCACTTATCATTGCTGCCATCGGCGTTCACATGCTGCTACTAATCATTAACAAGCACACCCAGTTCGCCGGCCCCGGCCGCACCAACGACAACGTCGTCGGCTCGCCCGTGATGCCTGGCTTCGCTGCGAAGGCTGGTGGATTCTTCTTCATCGTCTTTGGCGTCATCACCCTGATCGCTTCGACGTTCTCCATCAACCCGGTGTGGGTCTATGGCCCCTACGACCCCTCCCCTGTCTCCGCAGGTACGCAGCCTGACTGGTATATCGGATTCGCTGACGGTGCCCTCCGAGTCGTCCCTCCTGGATGGGAAACTGAATGGCTCGGGTACACCTGGTCCTTCAACATCATCGCTCCGTTGGTGATCCTAGGACTCTTTATGGCCATCGTCGCTTTCTATCCCTTCATAGAAGCGTGGATTACAGGCGACAAGCGGGAGCACCACATCGCTGACCGTCCACGTAACGCCCCCACGCGAACAGCGATCGGCGCCGCCGGCGTCACGTTCTACGCAGTTCTCTGGGCCGCAGCAAGCTCGGACCTGATAGCGACGCACTTCAAAGTTTCTATCGAAGGTGTGATCCACTCCTGTCAGGCTCTACTCATCTTTGGACCGATAATTGCCTACCTCATCACGAAACGTGTATGTATTGGTCTCCAGAAGAAGGACCGTGAAATTGCGCTTCACGGTTTTGAGTCCGGGCGGATCGTCCGCTTGCCGCACGGAGAGTACGTTGAAGTTCACGAGCAACTTGATGAATACGAGCGCTGGAAGCTTATGTCATTCGAGGACTACAAGCCCCTGACGGTTCGTCCTAATGCAGAGGGAAAGATCACCGTGGGGCAACGAGTTCGTGCATCGGCCTCACGCTGGTTCTTCGAAGACCGTATTGCACCCGCAACCCATCGTGAACTCGAACGATCAAAGGAAGAGCAGCACTAGTTCTCTCTCGCACAACACTTCTGGGCCTCAACGGTAGCTACCGTCAAGGCCCAGAAGTCGTTAACCGGGTGCGCTCTGGATGCTCGGGAGCCGTTGTTCACTGGTCCACCAGGGAACCAAACGTTTACAGCCCACAACCCACAGCACACAGCACACAGCCCACAACCCGGAACCTGTGGTGACCCGCGGCACAGTCGATGCCAAGTTCAACTTGCTCGACCTAACGTCGCTACAGGTGCGGCCGCACATCAACCAAGTGAGGCCGTGCTTCAGTCGAAAACGCGCTTCAGAAAGTCAGCGGTTGAGCGGTAACCAATTCGCTCGAAGAAGTCAGCCGAGCCGCGGCTGGGAACCGTCAACTGCCGAACACCACGCTCGAGACACACTGCCTCAACTGCCTCAACTAGGCGTGTTCCGATACCCGAACTCTGAACTGAACCATCAACGACAAGCTCTTGTAGCTGCGCAGAGCTGCCGTTGGTGTGAAGTAGGTGCGCTACAGTCGCGAAGGCATAGCCCACAACGCCCGTCTCCGGCTGCTCAGCGACCAGCATGAGCGTAGCCGCCTCATCGTCAATGGCG
It encodes the following:
- a CDS encoding cytochrome b; its protein translation is MTTTPTRDVQQKSRGQRFTSAAANYVDERTSISGLVKEVGRKIFPDHWSFMLGEVALYSFIVILLSGTFLTFFYEASMVEVEYDGSYAPLKGIEMSVAMASTLDISFDIRGGLLMRQVHHWAALLFVAAIGLHMLRVYFTGAFRKPREINWFIGFVLFILAMAEGFTGYSLPDDLLSGNGLRIIDGMVKGIPVIGTWISYLLFGGEFPGVDIVSRLYILHIMLLPALIIAAIGVHMLLLIINKHTQFAGPGRTNDNVVGSPVMPGFAAKAGGFFFIVFGVITLIASTFSINPVWVYGPYDPSPVSAGTQPDWYIGFADGALRVVPPGWETEWLGYTWSFNIIAPLVILGLFMAIVAFYPFIEAWITGDKREHHIADRPRNAPTRTAIGAAGVTFYAVLWAAASSDLIATHFKVSIEGVIHSCQALLIFGPIIAYLITKRVCIGLQKKDREIALHGFESGRIVRLPHGEYVEVHEQLDEYERWKLMSFEDYKPLTVRPNAEGKITVGQRVRASASRWFFEDRIAPATHRELERSKEEQH
- a CDS encoding GNAT family N-acetyltransferase, whose amino-acid sequence is MQIRSATAADAGSVFELLKQLGTEYAPDRAAFDASFVHAIDDEAATLMLVAEQPETGVVGYAFATVAHLLHTNGSSAQLQELVVDGSVQSSGIGTRLVEAVEAVCLERGVRQLTVPSRGSADFFERIGYRSTADFLKRVFD